Sequence from the Fibrobacter sp. UWR2 genome:
AAGTCGGGCATGACAATAAGGGTGGGGCGGGGCTGGAGCGAGGGGAACACTTTCCCCTTCAAATCTCCTCGGAGCATTCAAAACCTATTTGGAGCGGTTTTTTGTGCGAGTTTCGGCTAATTTTGGCGCATGAAAAATGCTGATTTTGTTGACCGTTTGAGCCTTGCCGAAATGGGCGAGAATCGTTGCGGAACGGTCGCCCAGATTGAGGGCGATTCCCGCTTTATTTCAAGAATTGTTTCCATCGGGCTTACACCGGGTTCCGCCTTTACGCTCCTCAAGAATGACGGGCGCTCGCCGGTGCTCGTTTTTTGCC
This genomic interval carries:
- a CDS encoding FeoA family protein, which gives rise to MKNADFVDRLSLAEMGENRCGTVAQIEGDSRFISRIVSIGLTPGSAFTLLKNDGRSPVLVFCRDTVIAVNHKESSQIFVKVES